The nucleotide sequence TGCATTGTCTGGAGTGGTCGTAAATGACTCCCTTATATTGGTTGATTTTATCAATAAAGCGAAGGGAACAGGTATGCGCTTAAAAGATATCGTGATTGAATCGGGAATGTTACGATTTAGAGCCATATTATTAACCTCATTGACGACTTTTTTTGGTATCTTACCGATTTATTTTGAAACCAGTTTACAAGCACAGTTTATCATTCCTATGGCGATATCATTAGGTTTTGGAATTGTGTTTGCAACGGTTATTACACTATTTTTAATACCGTCTATGTATTTGATTCGTGAAGATATTGGTGTCTTATTTAGAGGCAAACGACACGACTCTAATTTAACCGTTAAATAGTTTGGAAGGGTTATGAAGATAATTGTTTTACATGGATTGTTTATGCATTCATTGATAATGAGACCAATGGCTAAGCGCTTAACTAAGCTTGGCCATCAAGTTGAAAACTTATCCTATCCAAGTACAAAAACTGATAAACGTCGATTTTTTAATACGTTAGATAAAAAAGTAAAAGATGGACCTGTAATCATGGTCGGCCACTCCTTAGGCGGCTTGGTTTTCAAAGATTACTTAAAATCTCGAATGCTCTCAGTTGAACAAGTGCCTATGGTTATTACCTTAGGAACACCGCATCAAGGCGCACAAATTACTAAAGATATGGCCAAATTCAATTTGCATCATATACTTGGCTCGTCATTGCAGTTTGGCTTATTGCCAAAGAACTTTGAAAAAACTTGGACGCTACCACAAAAGCTTATATCTATTGCTGGCGACCTGAAAATAGGTGCAAAGCCGTTACTAGATAAAGTTTGGCGAGAAAACATCGAAGAGTCCGACGGAACGGTTGCTATCAGTGAAACCAAAATCCCAGGAATGGCAGAACATATTATTGTTCGACAAAACCATACAGGTCTTGTCTATTCCAAGGAAGTTGTTGATATCATAGATAAGTTTGCCAAAGAGTGTTAAAAATTAAAAAAAGCCGCTTGCATGAAGTGACCCCAGAAAGTTGGACACTTTATTAAGCGGCTTTTTTGTATTGAGCTAAGTGCTCTTT is from Thalassotalea crassostreae and encodes:
- a CDS encoding lipase family alpha/beta hydrolase, whose product is MKIIVLHGLFMHSLIMRPMAKRLTKLGHQVENLSYPSTKTDKRRFFNTLDKKVKDGPVIMVGHSLGGLVFKDYLKSRMLSVEQVPMVITLGTPHQGAQITKDMAKFNLHHILGSSLQFGLLPKNFEKTWTLPQKLISIAGDLKIGAKPLLDKVWRENIEESDGTVAISETKIPGMAEHIIVRQNHTGLVYSKEVVDIIDKFAKEC